A stretch of the Taeniopygia guttata chromosome 37, bTaeGut7.mat, whole genome shotgun sequence genome encodes the following:
- the LOC140681535 gene encoding uncharacterized protein: protein MQQEGGRRSSRSSELVEKPHGREKPHKCLECGQGFSWSSHLIRHQRIHTGERPYECPQCGKRFRTSSDLLRHERSHTEERPFRCPDCGKGFNRNSNLTVHRRIHTGERPYECGKCGKGFKDSTCLIKHLVIHTGERPYECLECGKSFGRSSGLRTHQRIHTRERPYECPQCGKRFLTSSRLLKHERIHTEERPFRCPDCGDGFNRNSHLTVHRRIHTGERPYECGKCGKSFAQSSTFTKHQQRHH, encoded by the exons atgcagcag gaaggcgggcggagatccagccggagctcggagctggtggagaagcctcatggcagggagaagccccacaagtgcttggaatgtgggcagggtttcagctggagctcccacctgatccggcaccagaggatccacaccggggagaggccctatgagtgtccccagtgtgggaagaggtttcggaccagctccgatctcctcagacatgagcggagtcacacagaggagaggcccttccgctgccccgactgcgggaagggcttcaaccgcaactccaacctcaccgtgcaccggcgcatccacacgggggagaggccctacgagtgtgggaagtgtgggaagggtttcaaaGACAGTACTTGCCTGATCAAGCACctggtgatccacactggggaacggccctatgagtgcttggaatgtgggaagagctttgggcggagctcaGGCCTGAGAAcgcaccagcgcatccacaccagggagaggccctacgagtgtccccagtgtgggaagaggtttctgACCAGCTCCCGTCTCCTCAaacatgagcggattcacacagaggagaggcccttccgctgccctgactgcggggatggcttcaaccgcaactcccacctcaccgtgcaccggcgcatccacaccggggagaggccctatgagtgtgggaagtgtgggaagagcttcgcACAGAGCTCCACCTTTACCAAACACCAACagaggcaccactaa